The genomic stretch TTGAAATTTCTTTGGATAAAGTTCCAACAACATTTTTATTTATCTTTTGAGCTTTTACTTCTTTTTTTAAGTCCACTTGCTGCGAGGTAGAGGCTCTGCGTTGTGATGGATCTTTCTTTTTAATAACCATATCGCACATAAGTTCTAAGAGTTTGTTCAAGTCTCCCTCGGGATTTTGATGAGAGAGTAAGTTTTTAACTTGGTCTATTTTATCTTTAAGATCCTTTTTAATAGTGAGCTTAAGCTCGGTATATTCTTCCCTGATTATTCTTTCCTTTGATCTTGTAATTATAGGCTCAGGTGAGAGCTTGATAAGCTCCAATTCACATTCTCTCGTCGATTTATTCTCTATCTTTTGAATAAGTTCTTTCTTTTCTAAAAGGTTCAAAGGCTTCTCATCTTTATAGGCTTGTCTAATAAAGCTTTGAATCTTTGCTGCATTGGATAGACTTAAAGAGCCTTCTTTGATTTTAGCTTCTACTTCTGGAAGATCTTTTATTAATCTCATAGCAGAGATTCTTCTTTGGGCTTGGGACTCCGAGTACTTTAGCTCTCTTAAACAATACTCAAAAAGACTAGAATAGCCCAATTCCAAGTGAAGCTTTCTGGTTTCGATCTATCTTAAGTTATGGAGTATCTCGGTCGTTATTTTTCTTTCTTCATTAGAAAGTCTTTTGGCATTGTCTAGTAAGCTTTGATTTGAAAATTGAAAAGCATATTTATAAAATGATATTAGACGCACAGAAAGGCTTTCTCTCGACAACAGTCAAAATAAATTAAAAAACAAAAGCAAATCTAAAAAAATTAAATGCAGTTCATTTAATCCATCAAGAAACTCGTCAACTTTATTTTGAATAAATATTTTTAAATAACGCAATTGCGACACATAAAGGTGCAGGGCACTTTTTGGATATTGACGCGATGACAGTACGGAAAACTAAGGGGTACCTTTTATATGCACTTGTGAAGCTCTAACTAGTGAGGTTCCGTTTACAGATGAAGGCCTCAAGATAGAATACTGTTGTGGTGGTTGATTCTTGTAAAGATCCAAAAAAAAGCCAAGGACCTTCAGGGTACTTGGCTTTTTTATTTTCAGATTTAAAAAACTCTTAGTTAGTTTTTACGAACTTATCTCCAGCTTTCCAGCCAGCGCCGCACAGCTCACCCGTTTGCAGAGCAGAGACAACTCTCAACACTTCGTTAGCATCTCTACCAACGTTCAAGTTATGAATTCCCATGTATTGCACGATACCTTCTGGATCGATGATGAAAGTGCCGCGTGTAGCGATACCTTTGTCTTCAAGAAGAACGCCGTAATCACGAGATAATCTTTTTGTAACGTCGCCAAGTAATGGGAAGCCCAATTCTTTGAGGTCGTCTTTGATCCATCTTTTGTGCGAGTGAACAGAGTCCACAGATGCGCCCAGGATAATTGCGTTTTTTTCTTTGAATTTTGGAAGTGCATCTCTGAATTGAAGAATTTCCGTTGGACAAACAAATGTGAAATCTAGTGGGTAGAAAAATAAAACCACCCATTGTCCTTTAAAATCTGAAAGGCTGATGTCTTTGAAATCTCCGCCGCCAACTACTGCTGGAGTAGTGAACTGGGGAGCTGGATGACCGATCATTGGCATGTGAATCTCCTCTGGTTGCACTAAGCGCTGTGGCGCTTAGTACGAAAAATCATTTAAACTTCGTTTAAGTTGCCATAAAAATATGGTAAAGCCAATGTTAAGACTACTTAGCACAACCTGTGTCACAAGGACTAACGGAGCAAAAAGGAATCTAGCGGTGAGAATCATATCTTGGAACGTGAATGGAATTAGAGCTGTATATAAAAAGGGATTTTTGGACTTCTGGGGAAATCTGAAGCCTGATGTCTTGTGCCTACAAGAAACTAAATGTCAAAAGGACCAACTCACTCCTGACCAAATCAATCCTCTGGGTTTTGATAGTCACTGGTCGTGCGCAATCAGAAAAGGTTACTCTGGAACGGCCACTTTTTATAAAGACACTGTCAAAGAAATGATTCCTGGAATTGGTTTGGAGAAGTTCGATAGTGAGGGGCGTGTCGTTATGACAAGGCATGAAGCTTTCACCTTATACAATATCTATTTCCCAAATGGTGCTTCTGGTATTGAAAGGCATAATTATAAAATGGAATTTCTCAAATCTCTCAGCGCACACCTAAAGCCAAAAGTTGCTAAAGGCGAGCCGATCATTGTGGTTGGAGACTACAATATCGCACCGGCGGATATTGATATTTATGATCCCATCAAGCACGCCAAAACGAGTGGGTTCCTGCCCATTGAAAAAGAATGGTTTCAGTCGTTTCAGAATATGGGTTTCATCGATACTTTCAGACATTTTCATCCCACAGAGAAAGACCGCTACTCTTGGTGGAATCAGATGGAAAGAGCACGATTGGGGAATCGAGGGTGGAGGATTGATATGATTTGCGCTACCAAGAATCTTGAAAAATATTTCAAGGCGGCGGATATCCACGATGAAATCGAAGGCTCAGATCACTGCCCCGTTTCCTTAGATTTATCACTTTGAGACGGAATCAAATAAAAATGCCATCTGCCTTGTTGGAGGCTCCTCTTATATATAGGTAGTAATTTGCCTCTGCACTTCATAAGACTTCCTGTTTTATTGGATTCCTCGAATGAAACTTAAGTTTTTCTAAAAATAATCCGATACCTTGCGTCATACATTTAAGGCAATTTAAGAAATTTAGTTGCACAATGGAACCATTAGCGTGTAAATATTTCATCTTGAAAGTGGTTCAATCTTTAGACCTAGGGGGGAACAGAGATGAGAATGCCAGAAAAAGTGATTAAACAATGTAAAGAAAAGCTACTCGAAGCGAAGATGGATATTCTGAATCGTTTCCGTGATAGCCGCAGCAATTTGATTTCTGATGACCGCGGGGGCGACGAAGCAGATCAAACTATGAGAATCATTGCGGAAGGTGAATATCTAACTCAACAAGAACGTCTAAGAGACAGACTTGCTGAGATCGAAGCCGCTCTAGCACGCATCGAAACAGGGAAGTTTGGTGTTTGCGAAGAAACAGAAGAGCCAATTGAGCATGATCGTTTACTAGCGATACCTTGGACAAGGTTGTCTATTGAAGGTGCTGAAATGCGCGAATCTCTAAATAAGAGATACGCAAGATAATCAATTAGACTGAATAGCGGCCCTGGGTCACCATGGCCCAGCCGCAAAGTTTGTAGAGCATTCTTGCTCCCACATTTCCATTCCACTCATAATTGGGATTTGAATCATCTGTACCGCCAGAAACTTCTACCAAGTCAAAACCAACAATCTTTTTTCCCATCTCATGAATGGTAGAGAAGAGCGCAAGGGTTTGCTCGTAACTCAATCCACCGGGAACGGGAGTTCCTGTATTTGGGCAAAGAGTCGGATCCATTCCGTCGATATCAAATGAAATGTAAATCTGATCTGGAAGTTGTGAAATTGCTTCTTTGCAAATTTTTAACCAGCTTGTTCCATTCAACAGTTGCTGTTTTGTAGGAAGGTCGTAGTAAGTTAAAAATTTTCCCGAGTGATCTTTCATAAAGTTCACTTCGTCTTCACAAAAATCTCGAATGCCAAATTGAATGATCTTTTTGGGGGCCAGAGGGAGCTTGGCAACGTTGTTCATAATGGACGCGTGAGAATGTTGGTATCCAAGATACGCGTCTCTCAAGTCCAAGTGAGCGTCTATGTGAAGAATTCC from Bdellovibrionota bacterium encodes the following:
- a CDS encoding peroxiredoxin; this translates as MPMIGHPAPQFTTPAVVGGGDFKDISLSDFKGQWVVLFFYPLDFTFVCPTEILQFRDALPKFKEKNAIILGASVDSVHSHKRWIKDDLKELGFPLLGDVTKRLSRDYGVLLEDKGIATRGTFIIDPEGIVQYMGIHNLNVGRDANEVLRVVSALQTGELCGAGWKAGDKFVKTN
- a CDS encoding TraR/DksA family transcriptional regulator yields the protein MRMPEKVIKQCKEKLLEAKMDILNRFRDSRSNLISDDRGGDEADQTMRIIAEGEYLTQQERLRDRLAEIEAALARIETGKFGVCEETEEPIEHDRLLAIPWTRLSIEGAEMRESLNKRYAR
- a CDS encoding agmatinase family protein, with the translated sequence MGKKTPKKNQKKDLKKKTKKIKPAELQIFGLETAKQDAQLVLIPVPWEVTASYGSGTSSGPELIFEASSQVDLYDIEVKNAYECGYYMLPVPQKMKKQNIALRKEALKVNKTLQNLQKLNTAQTKIQNKINKANDEMIEYVYTNTKEILKSGKAFGIIGGDHSVPYGAIKALSEHTNGNFGILHIDAHLDLRDAYLGYQHSHASIMNNVAKLPLAPKKIIQFGIRDFCEDEVNFMKDHSGKFLTYYDLPTKQQLLNGTSWLKICKEAISQLPDQIYISFDIDGMDPTLCPNTGTPVPGGLSYEQTLALFSTIHEMGKKIVGFDLVEVSGGTDDSNPNYEWNGNVGARMLYKLCGWAMVTQGRYSV
- a CDS encoding HNH endonuclease, whose translation is MRLIKDLPEVEAKIKEGSLSLSNAAKIQSFIRQAYKDEKPLNLLEKKELIQKIENKSTRECELELIKLSPEPIITRSKERIIREEYTELKLTIKKDLKDKIDQVKNLLSHQNPEGDLNKLLELMCDMVIKKKDPSQRRASTSQQVDLKKEVKAQKINKNVVGTLSKEISNSKNRKICKPVNRYIPGTIKQEVYMRDSGCCTFTDQKTKRRCNSKHLIQYDHIKPIAFNGETTAQNLRLLCFRHHKLVTDRVFGVQSRNHDF
- a CDS encoding exodeoxyribonuclease III, translating into MRIISWNVNGIRAVYKKGFLDFWGNLKPDVLCLQETKCQKDQLTPDQINPLGFDSHWSCAIRKGYSGTATFYKDTVKEMIPGIGLEKFDSEGRVVMTRHEAFTLYNIYFPNGASGIERHNYKMEFLKSLSAHLKPKVAKGEPIIVVGDYNIAPADIDIYDPIKHAKTSGFLPIEKEWFQSFQNMGFIDTFRHFHPTEKDRYSWWNQMERARLGNRGWRIDMICATKNLEKYFKAADIHDEIEGSDHCPVSLDLSL